The following are encoded together in the Coffea arabica cultivar ET-39 chromosome 1c, Coffea Arabica ET-39 HiFi, whole genome shotgun sequence genome:
- the LOC113720319 gene encoding tetrahydroanabasine acetyltransferase-like: protein MQVNIQETITIYPSKTPFTDDHVLPLSHLDTDRNLHVTFRYLRVYLNSDAQQQPKKADSDPFHVITTALSAALVHYYQFTGSLSRREPDGRLELHCQVGRGVPVIRASVDFPLSEADYLDDDPDESFVEALVPDPNPDEVISHPMTLQVTAFKCGGFVLGAAIHHSLCDGLGATQFFNHMAELARGASEIRVEPVWDRVNLLGPRNPPRVEFPVQEFLSLDRDFPPYSEKTGRVVREFFNVKDEWLDRLKAILLEQTGSKFTTFEALGAFIWRARVKASGIPSDEKVKFAYAINVRKLVKPPLPAGYWGNGCVPMYVQAKAGDLVDQPIYKTAELINKSKYNVSDEYVRSFIDFQELHYHEGITAGAKVSGFTDWRHLGHSTVDFGWGGPVTVFPLSRNLLGSVEPCFFLPYSSANEGKKDGFKLSVYLQEHAVSGFREDMDKLKNLEPGFL, encoded by the exons atgcaagttaACATTCAAGAAACCATCACAATTTATCCCTCCAAAACTCCGTTCACAGACGATCACGTCCTCCCACTATCCCACCTCGACACCGACCGGAACCTCCACGTCACCTTCCGATATCTCCGGGTTTACTTGAACTCGGACGCCCAGCAGCAGCCCAAGAAAGCCGACTCCGATCCGTTCCACGTCATCACAACAGCCCTCTCAGCTGCACTCGTCCATTACTACCAGTTCACCGGCAGCTTGAGCCGCCGGGAGCCGGATGGTCGTCTGGAGCTCCATTGCCAAGTGGGTCGTGGAGTTCCTGTCATTCGCGCCAGCGTTGACTTCCCATTGAGCGAGGCTGATTATCTTGATGACGATCCGGATGAGAGCTTCGTGGAGGCTCTTGTACCCGACCCGAACCCGGATGAAGTCATTTCCCACCCGATGACTTTGCAGGTCACGGCGTTCAAGTGTGGCGGGTTTGTTCTCGGGGCGGCGATTCATCACTCGTTGTGTGATGGACTCGGGGCGACTCAGTTTTTCAATCACATGGCTGAGTTGGCTCGTGGGGCGAGTGAGATCAGGGTTGAACCGGTCTGGGACCGGGTGAATTTGCTTGGGCCTAGGAACCCGCCACGGGTCGAGTttccggttcaggaatttttgAGTCTTGACCGGGATTTTCCGCCATATTCGGAGAAGACCGGACGGGTTGTTAGGGAGTTTTTCAATGTGAAGGATGAGTGGTTGGACCGGCTCAAGGCTATTTTATTAGAGCAGACCGGTTCGAAATTTACCACTTTTGAGGCTTTGGGTGCTTTTATCTGGCGTGCTAG AGTTAAGGCTTCTGGGATCCCATCTGATGAGAAAGTTAAGTTTGCATATGCAATCAACGTAAGAAAGCTAGTCAAGCCACCGCTACCAGCAGGATACTGGGGAAATGGCTGTGTTCCAATGTATGTTCAGGCTAAGGCCGGAGACCTTGTCGATCAACCGATATATAAAACAGCAGAATTGATCAACAAGAGCAAATACAATGTCTCCGATGAATATGTTCGATCGTTTATCGATTTTCAGGAGCTACATTATCATGAAGGAATCACAGCAGGAGCAAAGGTGAGTGGATTTACTGATTGGAGACACTTAGGCCATTCCACAGTGGACTTTGGTTGGGGAGGTCCTGTTACAGTTTTTCCTCTGTCAAGAAACCTACTTGGAAGTGTTGAGCCCTGTTTCTTTTTGCCCTATTCTTCAgcaaatgaagggaaaaaggaTGGTTTTAAACTCTCTGTGTATTTGCAAGAACATGCTGTGTCAGGTTTCAGAGAAGACATGGATAAATTGAAGAATTTAGAGCCTGGATTCCTTTGA